One window of Plasmodium berghei ANKA genome assembly, chromosome: 5 genomic DNA carries:
- a CDS encoding MORN repeat-containing protein 1, putative, whose product MSEEMHCYNGNIKDGLFHGYGILIYSKNEKYEGDFAYGRREGKGKFTYADGATYEGEWMDDKIHGKGMAHFVSGNIYEGEWENGKISGFGILNYNNGDKYEGEWSEGKMHGRGTYIYADGDIYVGEWKNDKRHGKGCVKYKGSKDKIAETYEGDWYEGKMQGKGVYSFADGGIYEGDWVDGKMEGKGIYKYLNGNKYDGDWSNDMKNGYGILTYANGEMYEGYWKDDKVHGKGTLTYSKGDKYIGDWEFAKKSGEGELIYSSGDKFKGKWKNDKANGFGVLNYSNGNKYKGEWVNDQRHGFGVFTCKEDGTIYSGQFSYNRKEGQGTLTFSNGTIVEGIWNSGVLIKVTKFQLYPSSPWNDPDL is encoded by the coding sequence ATGTCTGAAGAAATGCACTGTTACAACGGGAACATTAAGGATGGTCTGTTCCATGGATATGgtattttaatatactcaaaaaatgaaaagtaTGAAGGTGATTTTGCATATGGAAGAAGAGAAGGAAAAGGGAAATTTACATATGCTGATGGTGCAACATATGAAGGAGAATGGATGGATGATAAGATACATGGGAAAGGAATGGCGCATTTTGTAAgtggaaatatatatgaaggAGAATGGGAAAATGGAAAGATAAGTGGGTTTggtatattaaattataataatggtGATAAATATGAAGGTGAATGGTCAGAAGGTAAAATGCACGGAAGAggcacatatatatatgctgATGGGGATATATATGTAGGAGAATggaaaaatgataaaagaCATGGAAAAGGATGTGTTAAATATAAAGGAAGTAAAGATAAAATAGCAGAAACATATGAAGGTGATTGGTATGAAGGAAAAATGCAAGGGAAAGGTGTTTATTCCTTTGCTGATGGCGGAATATATGAAGGCGATTGGGTTGATGGGAAAATGGAAGGAAAAggtatatacaaatatttaaatggtaataaatatgatggTGATTGGTCAAATGATATGAAAAATGGATATGGTATATTAACATATGCTAATGGAGAAATGTACGAAGGATATTGGAAAGATGATAAAGTACATGGAAAAGGGACATTAACTTATAGTAAAGgagataaatatataggtGATTGGGAATTTGCTAAAAAATCTGGAGAAGGagaattaatatattcatcaggcgataaatttaaaggaaaatggaaaaatgaTAAAGCAAATGGATTTGGAGTTCTTAATTATTCtaatggaaataaatacaaGGGTGAGTGGGTTAATGATCAAAGACATGGATTTGGTGTTTTTACATGTAAAGAAGATGGAACCATTTATTCAGGtcaattttcatataatagAAAAGAAGGACAAGGAACATTGACTTTTTCTAATGGAACCATTGTTGAAGGTATATGGAATTCAGGTGTTTTGATCAAAGTAACAAAATTTCAGTTATATCCATCTTCTCCCTGGAATGACCCTGATTTATAA